The DNA window TTAGGTTTGACTGCAAAAACAGCATTTTCTAGATGTTGAAGATTgtacaaaatgcttgggttcatcaagagatctatttcaaacaaatctaagaaagttcttctgcctttatataggagtttagtaagacctcatttggagtatgctgttcagttttggtcgccttatctgaagaaagatattttcgtattggaaagggttcaaagaagggtaactaaattagtaaggggactctcagatttagattatgataccagacttaataggcttaacatgtacagcctggagcaaaggagagtcagaggggacatgattcagttatttaaattcatcaaaatgaaagatgtaaatggattaaatttttgcgggaaaagcaggacaaggggtcattgttttaagctatttaaatctcaggctaacttggaaatcaggaaaaactactactttagcagggtcgtgggcacttggaatagcttaccggaagaggcggcaatgagcaagggagtggatagctttaagagggccattgatcttcattggggactaattaattgactaggaccagcctagctgggcccagagcctgttgctggtcgtcacatttgtatttgtagttACGTTTTGCCGCTGATCCGAGCATTTTTGACATACTTGCGCGGCATGATCCATTCCACCCCACTGGTGTGCCTGTTGTCACAAATTAGCCTACAACAAaatatttcgattaaaaaaaacactagttAATAAGGATGGCTTTTCAGATATCACAATAACTCTTTCATGTATATAAGTCACTtacctttttgttgacaataatTCGATTCAGATGTAGTTGAAATCGTCCAAAAAACCGTGATTTGTTCACTGCTGTCACAAATCTTGTAATACAACGAATTTTGGGGTTATAACACAACAATACAATTATCGGAACCTGTAACGCCATTTTGAATTCTTCAACTACTCCCGCATAGACGCGAGCACGtgttaccttgaaaataaaacctGTGATCCCTTTCACCCCGCCCGATTCACTTCACCCCGTTTTACggtaagactttcatttttataaaacgaagaaaccaaaacaatgaacgctacctactggagtttaggattcatCCACTGGTGTTAAGGGTTAACATTTCATcaaacaaaatatcaccaaacaggcaatggcttcgttcaaatttagaaacatctttcacccgtcacaccttgatgggcgattttctagttgttaataaacattatttggaaaaattttaaattgtagtcagaacataaaattataagctttaaaatgagaggtAAATAATGGAATTTGATAAAGAAATAAGGAAGATTTTGCTTGGTGACTGAAATACAGGCTGGAGAAATAACGTATGAGGTGTTGTATAAAATACATGTGTGAGGGGTTCCATCACTTGTAATGCCTCTGGGCCCCGAAATCCTCGATCCGGCCCcgatcataacgtggacgagcaaatgaacgCAGCAAATGGTCGAgcaattcatcatccattatttgtaaatatacaggcgtaccaaatgaccttttcattttcttctccgggcaaagccgtgcgggtgccgctagtgtagaataaaaaggtttttaccatagactaataataagaatagaccgagctatggcaacccttttgctgctcataaaccaaaccatgtgactagtggatattctagcaacagcgggcgttgatcgtaacaaacgatcaacgcccgcgagaaaaaaaataaatagaattgatggaacacggaagaatgatcttttatggagtccgatttgtaaatttgttattctaagttgtaaatattttgttaatatagtgagtttttcgtttagatagtattgtgcattttctttagtcaatttcaataactctctaagcaattaaagatgcaagcgcccaataagaatcggcaaacggtaagatttttatctacaatttcaatttaagataccgattagcaCATTTTTGCGtaaacgcaaaacgtttacgccattacgttcacgccaacgctgacgtagcagttccgaatgaaataaaagttactgaaaactgtgatcaaaaactaattactaatgtcaaaataatgcgtaACTAAaagaaaacagttcaatctctgcacctggaaaaaaattataataaaaacacattacgtcttaaaatacatgtcgtgtgccaaactatagataatgttgccatctagtaaccatgctgccaaagttttcgccaagcctcccaccagtcacatgatgtatccatgaaccaattttttcatcatcaagtctgggaaagctcggtctactcttattattagtctatggcagaGTTTCCGcaacggtcgcatttttcgcataatgcgaaaacactatctgaattgcgaaaataatgcaatgcattttcgcttttttgctcaaataaaaaataaatttaaaaaaaagaagaaatgtatgatcctagagaggaagcatgcatggcgataatcaacttaattttttttaaatcttagctaagatgtttaaactacaattatgttcaataactattagtcttatccagcattatgtccccccaataactgctttattaggaggatgggactgcaacgttctaaacaccaatcgtgttttctttttttcttttatgtttttaaaaaatagctgttgtacttattttttcaaagatgtcacagatgaaatatgaattgTATCTTCAACTgtagatgaaacacactgaggcatatataaatatatgagaatgtgtaacattttaccattttgctaacattttcccctcaattttagcttttatgctaagaAACTTTTGAACCCAACTTAAACCCTGGTCTATGGTTTTTACTGAAAGTTCTTCCGTTTGCTGCTCATAGATaagtcattttcatttttttataacaaCCGAATGTGTGTtcaccctctctctctctcttccaggAGACGCCGGCGGCGACGTGCATTGGAGACGGAAGGGGACGGAATGACAGCGTTGCATCATGCGGCAAGGATCGGAGACGCGGAGAAGATAAGGACACTGCTGGAGGCTGGATGGGACGCGAGAGCGAGGGATCGATCGGGACGGACGCCCCTCCATCACGCCGTGGGCTCGGGGAGGGAGGCCGCGGCAGAAGTGCTGCTGGGGGCCGACCCCGAATGCGACGAGCCTGACTTTCAGGGCCGCCGCCCCCTGCATCTGGCCGCGAGAGCAGGTCTCGTGCCGACAGCCAGAGCGTTGGTGTCGAGGGGTGCGCGTCTGCATGCCAAAGATGTACTTGGATTCTGTCCCCTGCACTACACCCTGGCGAATGGACACAGCGGTGTAGCCAGAGTGCTGCTGGCGACGTACGCCTGGAGGGGCATCGCGATAGATTGGGAGGAGATGGAGCTCTCGCAGGAGGAAGAGGAGCACGGCGTCCGGCTGCTCTCCGAGTGCGAGGCCGAGATGCGGGACGCCCGGGCGGAGAAATCGAGGTTCTCCCTCCTCGCCCGCCGACACCCCTCCCGCCTGGCCCGCTGCCTCTCTGACGAGGCGATCCGCCTTCTCTCGGACCGGGACCTCCTGACGCAGGATTTCCCGCTTTTCGGCGACCTCCTCCTCGTCCGACTGGGGGAGGTCCGGGAGAGGAGGGCCCTGGAGGATCGATTCCTGCGCTGCTTCCCCCTCCTCTGCCCGCCCCTGCCCCCCACCTGCACCGACGTCCTCCT is part of the Uloborus diversus isolate 005 unplaced genomic scaffold, Udiv.v.3.1 scaffold_12, whole genome shotgun sequence genome and encodes:
- the LOC129232362 gene encoding 26S proteasome non-ATPase regulatory subunit 10-like, encoding MNWGSSCGANGELPSTSKRQFEYGEGQRPTHKRRRRRRALETEGDGMTALHHAARIGDAEKIRTLLEAGWDARARDRSGRTPLHHAVGSGREAAAEVLLGADPECDEPDFQGRRPLHLAARAGLVPTARALVSRGARLHAKDVLGFCPLHYTLANGHSGVARVLLATYAWRGIAIDWEEMELSQEEEEHGVRLLSECEAEMRDARAEKSRFSLLARRHPSRLARCLSDEAIRLLSDRDLLTQDFPLFGDLLLVRLGEVRERRALEDRFLRCFPLLCPPLPPTCTDVLLACLADDDLRHFSRAVEL